The genomic interval GGTCTTTATCGTCTTCTGGCTTTTACGCAGGGCAAGATAATAGTCGGCCTTGTTGTCCTCAACCAGCTTCTCATGGGATGTATACGGCATATACAGATATCCCTCTTTGAGCAGAAGCAGATTTGTCAGAATACGGGACAGTCTACCATTGCCGTCCTCAAACGGGTGGATATTCAGAAACTCCACGATAAAATTGCCGATAATCAGCAACGGCGGATATTTGCGCTCTTCCAGCGCGGCTTTAGTCCACTCGGTCAGTTCCAGCATCTCTTTCGGCGTAAGATAGGCTGGCGTAGTCTCAAATAGCGTGGCTATCGGCTTGCCATCGGCATCCACCATTTTGACGGTGTTCTCTTTTTTCTTGTATTCGCCACGGTGAAGCTCGTCTTTGCCGGTATATTTCAAAAGCTCCTTGTGGAAATGCTTTATCACGTTCTCACCGAAGCCTATATGCCGCCAAGAGTCAAAAACATTCTCCAGAAGCTCGTAATAGCCTTTTACTTCCTGCTTATCGCGGTCCATGAATTTCTGCATGGAAAGGCCGCGAACCAGCTTTTCAACATCCTCATCGGATAGCTTCGCGCCC from Elusimicrobiales bacterium carries:
- a CDS encoding Fic family protein; the protein is MTQNKRFEQRLENIPAAVWSKLSQIDELKGRWIAGAQLNPQVLGRLKRSVLVTSTGASTRIEGAKLSDEDVEKLVRGLSMQKFMDRDKQEVKGYYELLENVFDSWRHIGFGENVIKHFHKELLKYTGKDELHRGEYKKKENTVKMVDADGKPIATLFETTPAYLTPKEMLELTEWTKAALEERKYPPLLIIGNFIVEFLNIHPFEDGNGRLSRILTNLLLLKEGYLYMPYTSHEKLVEDNKADYYLALRKSQKTIKTKREDISPWLDFFLTAFLKQSIMAVELLSQENIEKILSGKQLAIWQYLQTVRDASPGEMAKATKVARPTVNQALDKLLRLKRIERIGLGRSTRYRKI